TGTTGAGGGTACTTCTCCAGGATCTTCATAATGACGATGTGCGCACCCGAGAAAACTAGAGCTGCTTTATTTAAATCCTTGTCAGCCTCTTCTAGCAATCGAACAATTTCGAAAAGATTTCCGGATTTCTCTATATACTCCGACGCTAAGTCACGCTCAGTGTTGGTGGTACATATTATAACGAATTTCCTAAGCACACTTATACCGGAAGCTGTTTTGAAACTTGACCTTAAATAGTTTGCCGATATTTCCATTATTTCtttcgttgaaatttttcctgGGAAAGCTTCATTCTCCTCACTACATTTTTCATCACTTTCTTTTCTCATTGAATTCCGATCATTTAGTAGATCATTATCACTTGTCACTTTCATCTTTTTCCTCTTTGTTTTAATTGGAGGGTTCTGTTCTTCACTtactcttgaatttttttcttcgtgttttcttttgatttttttcttcatattctcacaattttcattattaaggTGATTAGATAGTTTTGATTCCAAGTGGGTATAATTGAGTGTTGTTGCTTCATTCATTTTCGTTTCTATGATTTAGAAGGTGGATCTTATTCCATTCAACTGGaaagaaaatacaaaattcaattcaattgctAAATTCATTGGGCAAGGACATGTGACGTAGAATTGTTCTGGTTAATggagattatttattatgtAAAATACGTTTTCATGGATTTTTCTTACCTTTCTAATCGTTCTTTAATAGTataaagaatttaattttcttgctTAACCTAGAAATCAAAAACCGACAAACGTGTTCGACACTGAAgacactgaatattttttttccaacccacgtgttatttttctttcctctggattggggggctccgttcaactgtacaaatggtcAACTTGTGTTAAGTTCCAATCTGGTTCGTTGGCATCCAGGTGGCAGGTCCGATGCTCGTGGAGTGCAAAACAGCTCCGAGAAGTTATCAACTTATTATTCTAATCAATTATCCCGCTCATGCCCAATCGTTTGAAGGTCCTTTGCAGGTCTATGATagataagaattattgtttgatcgatcatcgtttttttaaaatgaatttttaaaaaaaatgaaatatttctacggaagttatcatcttttttttttttaatttggccCTAGAATGTTGAATGACCGCTCAAACAATCGAGAATCGTTTGCAGGTGATTGATAGATGATCATCAATCCCCTACAGATcactaattatgaattattgattaaaaatcattttgaggtTACTGAGCTCAGCGGCGGCGGAGTAGGGAGGTCGCCATATTGTATCCAACAGCTGACGGTTTGCATTTTGAGGCATGGCGAAAAACTACTCCGAAACAACTTCTTTCCAATCAAACTCACGATCTCATCTACAGGAGCAGGGCGCAAATATTGTTATCTCTTCGTGACACTGACGTATGTTATTCTACTGAGAAAATGTGGAATGACATTCCAATATTAGAAATCGAAGTATGTGGTACACCAGCCGATGTTTGGAGGAATTGTCTTTTTAATGAACCGAGCCAATGGAAAAAGTATGATTTTACTTGTGGGAGCTATATCCAACCCATTTCGATCTTGGAGCCGAATATTCCTAAACCATTGATCACATCAAACAAGTTACTTTTACCTCTGGAGTTTCATAAAGTTTTAAAAAAGGTGCAATGTCGCCGACCTCTTTGTAGCAGCAGATGCAATGTAGAGACAACCCAATTTTCatctattcattcatttgaagCGATCAACTAAGTGTTTGCTGGGGAATGTCtttaaaatgattgaaatggGCGATCAGTATCAGTGAGTATTACTTTACATCAATTacattcaaatattattcCTTTGGTTTCTAATgtacaattattcaaaattgttgCAGAATTGCTGGGGTCATCAGTGCATTTCATGACCGATACGTGGCCTTTTGTTTAGTGAATGGAAAGTGGTGGTTGTACGACAACCAGCAGCCAAACATCCAAATGACATCAGATGTAGAATTCGTTGAACTGGTTGGATTagtttatattttaaaaagtacAATGAGTTGCTAagcatgttaaaaaaaatatcacttaccAAAGTTATTCTATCaaagatgaatatttatttgttttccaataaaaaaatataatgattagaaaatttattcaagtcttatcttttaaataaagaaaaattctcatctaGTTTACTACTGGGAAAGATCTTCAGCAAAATTCATCAACTATGAATCCTCTCGAGCTCCCCATATGCAAAATGCTCAAAAGACTTAACATATAATCTGTAAGAAATAGGCagcatgtgaaaataattatctattCGTCGATCAGCCACTTCACAGCTTTCTGATATCAAGCAATATTGCAATTTTATACTACAAATGAAAGTCAAAGTCTAAAAAAGACGGAAAAATTAGAacgtcaatgaaaaataattggtaaTGAACAAGTATACAGGCTTATCGTTGATCCATTTTTAGTGGCTTTTCGAATAATCCATTTCATTCAATCGGTTGCCATGCAAACTGGTtatgaattaaataaacataatAGAAAATTAGAAGCATAGATATGTGAATAACATTCTCCTACGCATAAAAATGGCAGCAGCAATCAGCTGTTGGATGCAATATGGCGACCTCCCTTCCCTGCCTCCGCTGAGCTCAGTAacctcaaaatgatttttaatcaataattcataattagtgTTCTGTAGGGGATTGATGATCATCTATCAATCACCTGCAAACGATTCTCGATTGTTTGAGCGGTCATTCAACATTCTAGggccaaattaaaaaaaaaaaagatgataacttccgtagaaatatttcattttttttaaaaattcattttaaaaaaacgatgatcgatcaaacaataattcttatctATCATAGACCTGCAAAGGACCTTCAAACGATTGGGCATGAGCGGGATAATTGATTAGAATAATAAGTTGATAACTTCTCGGAGCTGTGCAAAACCACTCTCCTTCATAAGTGCgagaattttaaattgaataattaaacacAGACACCAATTTAATTAGATTGTATTATTGAAACTTTTATTCATAAGTTGGTGGGTCAACTAAACCTTTTGGCGTCTGAGGCTGCATGCAAGTTCcctattgaaaaatgaattaatttttcaatatgcaGTGCCAGCTACATGGCGCTCAGTAAAACCCCATTATTTTCGAATAGACACCAGCGCCACCGTGGcgatagtgaaaaaaaatctagtgaGTTACCTGGAGGCACTTCCGCATGGCTGGTATTTGTGATAAGTGCGTGTGAATTGTTGATTAGAGACGTGTTGTTGATACTAAATCTATTCTTAGTAAAGAATTCATCCATCGATCACTCATCCAAATTAATTCCCCAGCTATTGGTGGACAATAGGGCGTTTTCACTCTGGACAACTCAAGTGTTTACATTCAACTCCAATTCCAGACTACTGGACACATTCGTCTGACTGCGAAAGAGCAAACCAGGGGAgcttcagaaaattttatcaGTAAATTTTGTCACAGAATTTATCAAATCAAAAGCCAAAATGTGTGCCAAAATGGCATTTCAACACCAGGCGGGCACCGCTATGGAGTGCCTGAGTGTGAGTATTCGTCATCGATATTTTCTACGCATTAGATCATTCATTTCACTTTTCTAATgatttcttctatttttgttggttctGTCAACACTCCAGAAATATATTGGGGAAcaacaatgaatttatttcaacttctTGTTCATCTCTGGCGAAgtctttcatatttttccgaCCATTGAACCACCGATTCAATTAACAATTaccttaattaatcaatttaattcaattgttttttgtttctttcggtgcaattttttcaccacattttttttactttttctttctcataataaaattcactaaacagaacatttttattgataaacttTTGGGAGGGACAATTcacaaatttatcattttatcaattcaatcaattaattattctcaatataataataataatttatcagtAATCGAGTAGAAACTGCCAAAAACATTCAGAATCATCAATTTATCCATTCAATTACCTAATTattctcaattaattattttcagataCCAATAACCCTCCGCAAAGAGACAGAAATGTTAAATGGCGAAGCATTCATGAAGTGTGGCTTCAAAATAGGGGGAGGTATCGACCAAGATTTTCGAAAAAGTCCGCAAGGCTATACAGACAACGTAAGAGCCCCTCTTCACCCTCCTCCCTGCCCCGAATGTCCATCACTATGtaaattccataaataaaaaagataaTTCATTTCCTCAGGGGATTTACGTAACTGAAGTGCACGAGGGATCACCAGCTGCCAAGAGTGGCTTAAGAATTCACGACAAAATTCTCCAGTGTAATGGCTACGACTTCACAATGGTCACCCATAAAAAGGCCGTTGGTTACATCAGAAAACATCCCGTACTTAATTTACTGGTAGCACGAAAGGGTGTTACCAGCACTTGAATACGTATCAATAAGAGTAATCACGtatggaaaaattcagtagaaaaacCTGGAactttcttttaaaaattcatatgaATTCATATGaagtttaatattttaaattcataTGAAGTTCTGGTAGAATTCTGTTTATGTTCTGCAGGAGCTTTTTGATTGATAATATTCGATTTATTGATGGACACTCTAGATGTTGAGTCATCTAATAACTAATTCAGTGGGGATTAGTATTTTCCTAAGAATTCTTGGGCCTGAATTTCCCAGATTTCTTGCAGTTCATTattatgagagaaaaatggcAGAAGAAAATGACATAATAATGTCTGAAATTGTTTGACGAAAATGGAAATGGTTCAGCAGAATTTTAACAGAACTGCAATGGAATTGTTTTGAATAtttacattgaatttttaacattACTAGCGCGGTCGTGGCGTTGATGTctgttttttgcattttttttagttttactCAAAAATGTACTTCATATGCATCGATCGATgttcaaatgatcgattatctcCACGAATCTGATGTTTCGTGACCCGTGTTGCTTTCgatatagaaaaaaatgtttcacgtttttctattcaatttttccaaaagcTGTGGTACATCATGTATCATTCTCACCGGGAATCCatttaatcaatgaattttatacATCACATTTGTCAAGTCGCGTTACCAATGAGTCCCCCTAGTGTTAACTCCATTCCATACGACAGATTATTGTTAAGATAACCCGTGATaatgatttcattaattaccaaatgattttaaatgtaagagattgaaaatttgttagttgtaattgatgattaaatgagtttaaaatcattatttcaacATATCCGGCCAATTATagatgagaaataaataaattgtactTCCAATTAACATCACAGTATTTAacaattgcaataattaaaggcaattaaaataattccttCCGATGGGAGAAAAATGGAAGAGGGGCAAAATGGAGGGTTTCTGGGGGGAATATCTCGACATTGACTGAGTGAAAttccgtgatttttttttcattttgaagctTCAAAAGATACCTTCAAAATGAGCCCCAATTCTCCGGAATTCCATCGTTTGATCGAGAGATATtcagaattttgaaatttcaaagttgCCTCTTTTTTTGTATCTTTCTGCTTGCAATTGTAAGATaggtaaaaatatatttatttaatggaaaaatgtgCGAGTACTGTTGACTCATCTCGTCAATTgccaattgaaattaaaagtaACAATAAGATAACAATAACAATTCGGATGTCTCGACAATTTTACAAGATAATGTCGTGGATTTAAATCATTCGAAAAAATGTcagaaaaaatttgggaatttGAGAGAATATTCTAGTGGATTTCTattttgaaatacgattttcTTTGAACTCCAAATGAAAAGGGAACAGCAATATAACaggaaaaatgtaaatcaaGAGAATTGTTTATTGTGTACTTGAAATCTTCTATAAAAACACGTATTAAagctgttaaattttttaatagaaatcCAATAGACATTTCTACCGATTTTTCACGTGATGTGTTGATGTGCTTCGTATCAATGTTCATCGCCtacaaatgaaagaaaaaaaagtacgaaaaatcgttgaatttgTAGAATTAGAAGAAAAATGCCTGATAATAACTGAGAGATTGTATGTATTGATGtttgtaaaattttctaaaacgaATTTGTTGTCAATTAGATAAAAATCTGTAATTAAACGACCAAAGTGCGAGAAAGTGCTCATACATTCAcacaattgataaattttactcgacatttattcaccaatttccattttctactTTACAAATCTTGTACTcttattgtaattaatttgttttttcaactAACTCTGTGATTTGTCCAATAAACTCGACAACTTGTGCTAGCACGTGCCCTTCTGAGTGAATCCACTATTGTCGTAATTGTTGattggataaaaataattggagtAATTAAACTCCCCTCACTTATTtcggtttattaattttacattATATTATTCTCAAGGCAAATTAATAATGCATTGTAAAACACTTTTACAGTAGAAAAGAAGATATTCCTAATTGCATTCAGATCGTTAACATATCGCTCAGTCAATCTAAATAATTCATCTGACAGaaggaacaatgaaaaatataagtgGCGTCCCAGGAAGATCGACGCAATTATCCAT
This genomic interval from Diachasmimorpha longicaudata isolate KC_UGA_2023 chromosome 4, iyDiaLong2, whole genome shotgun sequence contains the following:
- the LOC135161398 gene encoding tax1-binding protein 3 homolog yields the protein MCAKMAFQHQAGTAMECLSIPITLRKETEMLNGEAFMKCGFKIGGGIDQDFRKSPQGYTDNGIYVTEVHEGSPAAKSGLRIHDKILQCNGYDFTMVTHKKAVGYIRKHPVLNLLVARKGVTST